A window of the Lysinibacillus irui genome harbors these coding sequences:
- the yaaA gene encoding S4 domain-containing protein YaaA, with protein MQDIKIDEEFITLGQLLKITDAISSGGMAKWFLQENAVYVNGEVDDRRGRKLRDGDVVNIPGCGRFQIVGPTGQ; from the coding sequence ATGCAGGACATTAAAATTGATGAGGAGTTCATCACGTTAGGGCAGCTATTAAAAATTACTGATGCCATTAGTTCAGGTGGAATGGCCAAGTGGTTTTTACAAGAAAATGCTGTATATGTTAATGGAGAAGTAGACGATCGTCGAGGTCGAAAATTACGTGACGGTGACGTGGTAAATATTCCTGGCTGTGGTCGTTTTCAAATCGTAGGACCAACTGGACAGTAA
- the recF gene encoding DNA replication/repair protein RecF (All proteins in this family for which functions are known are DNA-binding proteins that assist the filamentation of RecA onto DNA for the initiation of recombination or recombinational repair.) has protein sequence MYIEQIKLTNYRNYDALALDFSPKINVFIGENAQGKTNVMESIYVLAMAKSHRTTNDKELIRWDSDYGKIEGAVKKRHGILPIELTITKKGKKGKINHIEQSRLSHYIGQMNVVMFAPEDLNVVKGSPQIRRRFIDMEIGQISPVYLHDLLTFQKVLKQRNHFLKMNQGKSLSNDVMYEVYNEQYIHAATQIIRKRFQFMDLLQEWAEPIHAGISQGKETLVIKYRTVAGIEKEHSTSEIENTLHQKLIEAREREFDRGVTLVGPHRDDLQFLVNGYDVQTYGSQGQQRTTALSLKLAEIELIKQETNETPILLLDDVLSELDDYRQSHLLNTIQGEVQTFVTTTSVDGIHHETMEQAQLFHVKQGAIDKS, from the coding sequence ATGTATATTGAGCAAATAAAACTTACAAATTACCGTAATTATGATGCCTTAGCTTTAGACTTTTCTCCGAAAATTAATGTTTTCATTGGTGAAAATGCACAAGGAAAAACAAACGTTATGGAGTCCATCTATGTTTTAGCAATGGCTAAATCCCATCGAACTACGAACGATAAAGAATTAATACGTTGGGATTCAGACTATGGTAAAATAGAAGGGGCCGTAAAAAAAAGGCATGGTATTTTACCGATCGAACTTACGATTACAAAGAAAGGTAAAAAGGGCAAGATAAATCATATAGAGCAAAGTCGCCTCAGTCATTATATTGGTCAAATGAACGTCGTTATGTTTGCGCCAGAAGATTTAAACGTGGTAAAGGGGAGTCCGCAAATACGTCGACGTTTTATTGATATGGAGATTGGGCAAATTTCGCCTGTCTACTTACATGATTTATTAACCTTTCAAAAAGTTTTAAAACAACGAAACCATTTCTTAAAGATGAACCAGGGCAAGTCCTTATCAAATGATGTGATGTATGAGGTCTACAATGAACAATATATTCACGCAGCTACCCAAATTATTCGTAAAAGATTTCAATTTATGGATTTGTTGCAGGAGTGGGCGGAACCTATACACGCAGGTATATCGCAAGGTAAGGAAACATTGGTTATAAAATATCGTACGGTAGCTGGTATTGAAAAAGAACACTCTACTAGCGAAATTGAAAATACTTTACATCAAAAATTGATTGAAGCGAGAGAACGTGAATTTGACAGGGGTGTCACATTAGTTGGCCCACATCGTGATGATTTGCAGTTTTTAGTAAATGGCTATGATGTTCAAACTTATGGCTCACAAGGACAACAACGTACTACAGCGTTATCTTTAAAGCTTGCTGAAATTGAATTAATTAAACAAGAAACAAATGAAACACCCATACTACTTTTAGATGATGTTTTGTCGGAACTCGATGATTATCGTCAATCGCATTTATTAAATACCATTCAAGGTGAAGTCCAGACCTTTGTTACAACTACAAGTGTAGATGGAATTCATCATGAAACGATGGAACAAGCTCAACTGTTCCACGTGAAACAAGGAGCGATTGATAAAAGTTAG
- the gyrB gene encoding DNA topoisomerase (ATP-hydrolyzing) subunit B, with translation MKAVAIENEGLQNQAYEADQIQVLEGLEAVRKRPGMYIGSTSSKGLHHLVWEIVDNSIDEALAGFCTDISVTIEKDNWIRVEDNGRGIPVSIQEKMGKPAVEVIMTVLHAGGKFGGGGYKVSGGLHGVGASVVNALSVETIVQVHREGHIHEIKFERGKTVQELTIIGDTDHNGTTTRFKADPEIFKETTVYEFDILAHRIRELAYLNRGIKITIADEREDQERSTTYHYEGGIRSYVEHLNQSKEPIHDPIDVLGEKDGITVEIAMQYNAGFSSNIFSFANNINTYEGGTHESGFKTALTRVINDYARKSGLLKESDANLTGEDVREGLTAIVSVKHPDPQFEGQTKTKLGNSEVSQITNSLFSDGFERFMLENPTVARKIVEKGLMAARARVAAKKAREFTRRKNALEVSSLPGKLADCSSTNPAECEIYIVEGDSAGGSAKSGRDRHFQAILPLRGKILNVEKARLDKILSNAEIRAMITAFGTGIGEEFNLEKARYHKIIIMTDADVDGAHIRTLLLTFFFRFLRPLVEAGYIYIAQPPLYQVKQGKHVEYCYDEETLKEILERLPKMPKPNVQRYKGLGEMNAEQLWETTMDPEHRTLLQVELDDAIKANQAFERLMGDEVEPRRQFIEENAVYANLDI, from the coding sequence ATGAAAGCCGTGGCTATAGAGAACGAAGGTTTACAAAACCAAGCTTATGAGGCTGATCAGATCCAGGTATTAGAAGGTTTAGAGGCAGTACGTAAAAGACCAGGGATGTATATCGGTTCTACAAGCTCTAAAGGGCTTCACCATTTAGTATGGGAAATTGTTGATAATAGTATCGATGAAGCTCTTGCAGGATTTTGTACAGATATAAGTGTAACAATTGAAAAAGATAACTGGATTCGCGTAGAAGATAATGGACGTGGGATTCCAGTAAGTATTCAAGAAAAAATGGGTAAGCCAGCTGTCGAAGTTATTATGACAGTTTTACATGCTGGTGGTAAATTCGGCGGTGGAGGCTATAAAGTTTCTGGTGGTCTTCACGGAGTAGGGGCATCAGTGGTGAATGCACTCTCTGTGGAAACAATTGTTCAGGTTCACCGTGAAGGTCATATCCATGAAATTAAATTCGAACGAGGAAAGACAGTTCAAGAATTAACGATTATTGGTGATACAGATCACAATGGTACAACAACACGTTTTAAAGCTGATCCAGAAATCTTTAAAGAAACAACTGTTTATGAATTTGACATTTTAGCTCATCGTATTCGAGAGTTAGCTTATTTAAATCGTGGCATTAAGATTACCATTGCTGATGAACGTGAAGATCAAGAACGTTCAACTACATACCACTATGAAGGTGGTATTCGTTCCTATGTAGAACATTTAAACCAATCAAAAGAGCCTATTCATGATCCAATTGATGTTCTTGGCGAAAAGGATGGAATCACAGTAGAAATTGCTATGCAATATAATGCTGGATTCTCCTCTAATATCTTTTCATTTGCTAATAACATTAATACGTATGAAGGTGGTACTCACGAGTCTGGTTTTAAAACAGCACTTACACGTGTTATTAATGATTATGCACGCAAAAGCGGATTACTAAAAGAATCTGATGCAAATCTTACAGGTGAGGATGTACGTGAAGGATTAACAGCTATTGTCTCTGTAAAACATCCCGATCCTCAATTTGAAGGACAAACGAAAACAAAGTTAGGGAATTCTGAAGTAAGTCAAATTACCAATTCATTATTCTCAGATGGCTTTGAACGTTTTATGTTAGAAAATCCGACAGTAGCTCGTAAAATTGTCGAAAAAGGTTTAATGGCAGCACGTGCACGTGTAGCGGCTAAAAAAGCTCGTGAGTTTACTCGTCGTAAAAATGCACTGGAGGTTTCAAGCTTACCAGGTAAATTAGCTGACTGTTCTTCAACAAATCCAGCTGAATGTGAAATCTATATTGTTGAGGGTGATTCTGCCGGAGGATCTGCTAAATCAGGACGTGATCGTCACTTCCAAGCAATTTTGCCTCTACGTGGTAAAATTCTCAATGTTGAAAAAGCCCGACTAGATAAAATTCTATCGAATGCAGAAATCCGTGCAATGATCACAGCTTTTGGTACAGGTATTGGAGAAGAGTTCAATTTAGAAAAGGCGCGTTATCATAAAATCATTATCATGACTGACGCCGATGTTGACGGAGCACATATCCGTACATTACTTTTAACTTTCTTCTTCCGTTTCCTTCGACCTCTTGTGGAAGCAGGCTATATTTATATTGCGCAGCCACCACTTTATCAAGTTAAACAAGGTAAGCATGTTGAATACTGCTATGATGAGGAAACGTTAAAGGAAATTTTAGAGCGTCTACCTAAAATGCCAAAACCAAATGTACAACGATATAAAGGTCTTGGTGAAATGAATGCTGAACAACTTTGGGAAACAACAATGGATCCAGAGCACCGCACATTATTACAAGTAGAATTAGATGATGCAATTAAAGCAAACCAAGCATTTGAACGTTTAATGGGCGATGAAGTTGAACCTCGTCGTCAATTTATCGAGGAAAATGCCGTATACGCTAATTTAGATATTTAG
- the gyrA gene encoding DNA gyrase subunit A produces the protein MSEQERSGVKGINITEEIETSFLDYAMSVIVSRALPDVRDGLKPVHRRILYGMQELGNTADKPYKKSARIVGDVMGKYHPHGDSSIYDAMVRMAQDFSYRYMLVDGHGNFGSVDGDGAAAMRYTESRMSKIAMEMLRDINKDTIDYTDNYDGSEKEPIVLPSRYPNLLVNGAAGIAVGMATNIPPHQLGETIDAVIALSENPAITTEELMEIIPGPDFPTGGLILGRSGIRRAYETGRGSIIIRAKVEIEQKSNGKETILIHELPYQVNKAKLIEKIAELVRDKKIDGITNLRDESDRRGMRVVIEIRKDANANVVLNNLYKQTAMQSSFGINMLSLVNGQPKVLGLKEMLYHYLEHQKVIIRRRTEFDLRKAEDRAHILEGLRIALDHIDEIIAIIRGSRSGEEAKPQLMERFNLSERQAQAILDMRLVRLSGLEREKIEAEYQELQILIAELKAILADEAKIVDIIRTEILELKERFNDTRRTEITSGGLEMIEDEDLIPVENSVVTLTHNGYIKRLAANTYRSQKRGGRGVQGMGTNEDDFVEHLMNTSTHDTILFFTSKGKVFRAKGYEIPEFGRTAKGLPIVNLLNIEKGEKVTAMIRVGSFDEDAYFIFTTKTGITKRTPVSQFANIRTNGLIAISLREDDDLISVRLTDGHKQVIIGTRDGMLVRFQEDDIRSMGRTAGGVRGIKLRDGDEVVGMEIVEPGQEILVVTQKGYGKRTSEEDYRLQSRGGVGLKTIQITDKNGPMVAVKTVDGSEDLMLITINGMLIRMDVNDISLIGRSTQGVRLIRLGDDELVATVAKVEKEEESQEDEEDIEE, from the coding sequence TTGTCAGAACAAGAACGCTCCGGTGTTAAAGGAATTAATATCACAGAAGAAATTGAAACATCCTTTCTTGATTATGCAATGAGTGTAATTGTGTCACGTGCATTACCTGATGTACGTGATGGATTAAAACCAGTTCATCGTCGTATTTTATATGGGATGCAGGAGTTAGGAAATACAGCAGATAAGCCTTACAAAAAATCAGCACGTATTGTTGGGGATGTTATGGGTAAGTATCATCCACATGGTGACTCTTCCATTTATGATGCAATGGTACGTATGGCGCAAGATTTTAGCTATCGTTATATGCTAGTAGATGGTCATGGAAACTTTGGATCTGTTGATGGTGATGGGGCAGCAGCCATGCGTTATACTGAATCACGTATGTCTAAAATAGCCATGGAAATGCTCCGTGATATCAATAAAGATACAATTGACTATACAGACAACTATGATGGATCAGAAAAGGAACCTATCGTTTTACCGAGTCGCTATCCAAACTTATTAGTGAACGGTGCTGCAGGGATTGCTGTTGGTATGGCAACAAATATCCCTCCACACCAATTGGGAGAAACAATAGATGCCGTTATAGCTCTTTCCGAAAATCCAGCTATTACAACAGAAGAATTAATGGAAATTATCCCAGGGCCAGATTTTCCTACTGGGGGATTAATCTTAGGACGTAGCGGTATCCGCAGAGCCTATGAAACGGGTCGTGGTTCCATTATTATTCGTGCAAAGGTTGAAATTGAGCAAAAGTCCAATGGTAAGGAAACTATTCTTATTCATGAATTACCTTATCAAGTAAATAAGGCGAAGCTTATTGAAAAAATTGCAGAGCTAGTACGTGATAAAAAAATAGATGGTATTACAAATTTACGTGATGAATCTGACCGTCGTGGTATGCGAGTAGTCATTGAAATTCGTAAAGATGCCAATGCTAATGTTGTCTTAAATAATTTGTATAAACAAACAGCTATGCAATCAAGCTTCGGTATTAATATGCTGTCATTAGTAAATGGACAGCCAAAAGTACTGGGCTTAAAAGAGATGCTATACCATTATTTAGAGCACCAAAAAGTAATTATTCGTCGTCGTACAGAATTCGACCTTCGTAAAGCAGAGGACCGTGCTCATATTTTAGAAGGTTTACGAATCGCTCTAGATCATATTGATGAAATTATTGCTATTATTCGTGGTTCACGTAGTGGTGAAGAAGCGAAACCACAATTAATGGAGCGTTTTAATTTATCAGAGCGACAGGCTCAAGCTATTTTGGATATGCGTTTAGTTCGCTTAAGTGGATTAGAGCGTGAAAAAATAGAAGCGGAGTATCAAGAGCTTCAGATTCTAATAGCAGAATTAAAGGCCATTCTAGCTGATGAAGCGAAAATTGTTGATATTATTCGCACTGAAATTTTAGAGTTGAAAGAACGTTTTAATGATACACGCCGTACTGAAATTACATCAGGTGGTTTAGAAATGATTGAGGATGAAGACCTAATCCCTGTAGAAAACTCAGTTGTTACTTTAACGCATAATGGCTATATTAAACGTTTAGCTGCGAACACATACCGTAGTCAAAAACGTGGTGGCCGTGGTGTACAAGGAATGGGAACAAATGAAGATGACTTTGTAGAGCATCTAATGAATACCTCTACTCATGACACTATTCTATTCTTTACATCAAAAGGTAAAGTATTTAGAGCTAAAGGTTATGAAATTCCTGAGTTCGGTCGTACGGCTAAAGGGTTACCAATCGTTAACTTACTTAATATAGAAAAAGGCGAAAAAGTAACAGCTATGATTCGTGTGGGATCGTTTGATGAAGATGCATACTTTATCTTTACAACAAAAACAGGGATTACGAAACGTACACCTGTCTCTCAATTTGCTAACATCCGAACAAATGGTTTAATAGCTATTAGCTTACGAGAAGATGATGATCTTATTTCTGTGCGTTTAACAGATGGACATAAACAAGTTATTATTGGTACACGTGATGGTATGCTTGTTCGTTTCCAAGAAGATGATATTCGTTCTATGGGTCGTACAGCTGGTGGGGTTCGAGGTATTAAACTGCGTGACGGTGATGAAGTCGTTGGCATGGAGATTGTTGAACCAGGACAGGAAATTCTCGTTGTTACCCAAAAGGGTTATGGTAAACGTACTTCAGAAGAGGACTACCGTTTACAAAGCCGTGGCGGTGTAGGTCTGAAAACAATCCAGATTACAGATAAAAACGGTCCAATGGTAGCTGTAAAAACAGTTGATGGTTCTGAGGATCTCATGCTTATTACAATTAACGGTATGCTTATCCGCATGGATGTAAATGATATTTCATTAATTGGGCGTAGTACACAGGGAGTTCGTTTAATTCGATTAGGAGATGACGAATTGGTTGCAACTGTGGCTAAAGTTGAAAAAGAAGAAGAGTCTCAAGAAGATGAAGAGGATATAGAGGAATAA
- a CDS encoding HD-GYP domain-containing protein: METIHVPISELGVGKVISEDIFANTQYPIIFKDTKISYVHLQVFHAFNIFNVPVYKNQQDAQLEKKENDVEVVIEDIPTFRKVYNNSVEQFKREFKNWEAGAKVDIAKARTIILPLVEMVLDDRTIIFDLNEYSNPKEYLYHHCVATGLISAVIAQKLGYDRGTTIQVAIGGLLADCGMAKVHPRIRDKKTPLTEQEYNEIYKHPVYSYNMVKDLTVLKETMKEAIFQHHERLNGSGYPKGERIANISIFAQIIAVADVFHAMTCERVYRSKQSSFKVIEMINESEFGKFDIKVVRALIDIVADLPIGTIVELSNLERGEVMFVNKFAPTRPLIKLIHSGEIFDLGKNRSFYISRIITNI; this comes from the coding sequence ATGGAAACTATACATGTTCCGATTTCAGAGTTAGGCGTTGGTAAAGTAATTTCTGAAGATATTTTTGCTAATACACAATATCCAATCATCTTTAAAGATACAAAGATTTCCTATGTACATTTGCAAGTTTTTCATGCTTTTAATATTTTCAATGTTCCCGTTTATAAAAATCAACAAGATGCTCAACTTGAAAAGAAAGAAAATGATGTCGAAGTTGTAATAGAAGATATTCCGACTTTTAGAAAAGTTTATAATAATTCCGTTGAACAATTTAAAAGAGAATTTAAAAATTGGGAAGCGGGAGCTAAAGTAGATATTGCTAAGGCAAGAACAATTATTTTACCTTTAGTAGAGATGGTATTAGATGATCGTACTATAATTTTTGATTTAAATGAGTATTCAAACCCTAAAGAATACTTGTATCATCATTGTGTTGCGACAGGTCTGATCTCTGCAGTTATTGCTCAAAAACTTGGATATGATAGAGGAACTACCATTCAAGTTGCAATTGGTGGATTATTAGCGGATTGCGGTATGGCCAAAGTGCATCCTCGTATTAGAGATAAGAAGACACCTTTAACAGAACAAGAATATAATGAAATTTATAAACATCCGGTATATAGCTATAATATGGTGAAAGATTTAACCGTTCTAAAGGAGACAATGAAAGAAGCAATCTTCCAACATCATGAACGTTTAAATGGAAGTGGATATCCAAAAGGGGAAAGGATTGCTAACATCTCTATTTTTGCACAAATTATTGCTGTTGCAGATGTATTTCATGCAATGACTTGTGAACGAGTGTATAGATCAAAGCAATCTTCATTTAAAGTTATAGAAATGATAAATGAATCGGAGTTCGGTAAGTTTGATATTAAAGTAGTGCGCGCATTAATTGATATTGTTGCGGATCTTCCTATTGGAACAATTGTAGAGCTTTCTAATCTAGAACGTGGAGAAGTAATGTTTGTGAATAAATTTGCACCA